One Chitinophagaceae bacterium C216 genomic window carries:
- the purH gene encoding Bifunctional purine biosynthesis protein PurH, whose amino-acid sequence MNKKIQSALISVFYKDGLEPIVKELARLGITIYSTGGTQKFIEDLGVQVVPVESLTTYPSILGGRVKTLHPSVFGGILGRRDVETDVQEMAQYKIPEIDLVIVDLYPFEETVASTNDEKQIIEKIDIGGPSMIRAAAKNFKDVLVVAAKKDYAAVTELLQTQNGETTLEQRKAFAAKAFEIVAHYDVAISKYFNTNNPEAEYFLHSEPKPKTMRYGENPHQPGVFYGDLEQLFTQLNGKELSYNNLVDVDAAVQLIAEFPQGGDVVFAIIKHTNVCGVAARKTTADAWSTALLGDPESAFGGVLVTNGVVDEHTANAINEIFFEVLIAPGFEEAALNILKSKKNRILLQLKQLPQSKEQFKSVLNGVLVQATDQGNYTDWKEEGGRATTEQEKADLEFANIICKHLKSNAIALVKNKQLVGKGAGQTSRVDAVRHAIEKAKQFGFDLNGAVLASDAFFPFNDSVQIAHKAGVTAFIQPGGSIRDKDSIDYCKENNLAMVLTGMRHFKH is encoded by the coding sequence ATGAATAAAAAAATTCAATCAGCACTCATTTCAGTATTTTATAAAGACGGTCTGGAGCCTATTGTAAAAGAGTTAGCCCGTCTGGGAATTACCATCTACTCCACCGGAGGAACGCAAAAGTTTATTGAAGATTTAGGAGTTCAGGTGGTGCCGGTGGAAAGTCTTACCACCTATCCTTCCATTCTGGGCGGCCGTGTAAAAACCTTACATCCCTCTGTGTTCGGAGGTATTTTAGGCAGACGTGATGTGGAAACCGATGTGCAGGAAATGGCTCAATACAAAATTCCTGAGATTGACCTAGTGATTGTGGATTTGTATCCTTTCGAAGAAACGGTAGCTTCTACAAATGATGAGAAGCAAATCATCGAAAAGATAGATATAGGTGGACCATCCATGATTCGTGCGGCTGCGAAAAACTTTAAAGATGTGTTGGTAGTGGCTGCTAAAAAAGATTATGCCGCTGTAACCGAACTGCTGCAAACCCAAAACGGCGAAACTACCTTAGAACAACGTAAAGCCTTTGCTGCAAAAGCATTTGAGATAGTAGCCCACTATGATGTAGCTATTTCTAAATATTTTAATACTAATAATCCGGAAGCGGAATATTTCCTCCATTCAGAGCCTAAGCCTAAAACCATGCGCTATGGCGAAAATCCGCACCAGCCTGGCGTGTTTTACGGCGATTTGGAACAATTGTTTACTCAGCTGAACGGAAAGGAACTCTCGTATAATAACTTGGTGGATGTAGATGCTGCCGTGCAGTTAATTGCTGAGTTCCCGCAGGGTGGAGATGTGGTATTTGCCATCATTAAACATACCAATGTATGTGGGGTTGCTGCTCGCAAAACTACTGCCGACGCTTGGAGTACCGCTTTACTGGGCGACCCGGAAAGCGCATTTGGCGGCGTGTTGGTGACCAACGGTGTTGTGGATGAGCATACGGCTAATGCCATTAATGAAATCTTTTTTGAAGTGCTGATAGCTCCAGGCTTTGAAGAGGCTGCTCTTAATATTCTAAAGTCAAAGAAAAACAGAATATTACTTCAATTAAAGCAATTGCCTCAATCCAAAGAACAGTTCAAATCAGTACTTAACGGAGTACTGGTACAGGCAACCGACCAAGGTAATTATACCGATTGGAAAGAGGAGGGAGGCAGAGCTACTACTGAGCAGGAAAAAGCTGATCTGGAGTTTGCCAACATCATTTGTAAGCATCTGAAGTCGAATGCTATTGCATTAGTAAAAAATAAACAGCTAGTAGGTAAAGGTGCCGGACAAACGAGCAGGGTAGATGCCGTGCGTCATGCCATTGAAAAAGCAAAGCAATTCGGATTTGATCTGAACGGCGCTGTACTGGCTAGTGATGCATTCTTCCCCTTTAATGATAGTGTGCAGATTGCGCACAAGGCAGGAGTAACAGCTTTCATTCAACCGGGCGGTTCCATCCGCGATAAGGACTCAATCGATTATTGTAAGGAAAATAACCTAGCCATGGTACTTACCGGTATGAGACATTTCAAGCATTAA
- the nrdB gene encoding Ribonucleoside-diphosphate reductase subunit beta: MGLFDKRVNYKPFEYPEVLQFTEAINKSFWVHSEVDFTADTQDFHSHLTYPERNAVKRALLAIAQIEVAVKTFWGNLYNHLPKPELNGLGSTFAECEFRHSEAYSRLLEVLGYNDEFEELIKVPSIKRRIDYLSNVLRNTKSNDKQEYSLALILFTILIENVSLFSQFAIILSFTRFKGWMKNVSNIIAWTSVDEQIHANAGIYLINKIKEEYPEVLNDETLSRITDMVKESIEIEEEIIEWIFEEGDVDILNKKDLINFIKYRVDDSLNKIGMSSIYFISPEQYRPMRWFEEEVFANSLDDFFAKRPVDYTKHDKSITADDLF; this comes from the coding sequence ATGGGACTGTTTGATAAACGTGTTAATTACAAGCCTTTTGAATACCCGGAAGTACTGCAATTTACCGAGGCAATTAATAAGTCGTTCTGGGTACATTCCGAGGTGGATTTTACTGCCGATACGCAGGATTTCCACAGTCACCTTACCTATCCGGAGCGCAATGCGGTAAAACGGGCTTTGCTGGCTATCGCCCAAATAGAAGTAGCCGTAAAAACATTCTGGGGCAATCTGTACAATCATCTTCCCAAACCGGAACTGAATGGACTGGGTAGCACCTTTGCCGAGTGTGAGTTTCGTCATAGTGAGGCGTATTCTCGTCTGCTGGAAGTGCTGGGGTATAACGATGAATTTGAAGAACTCATTAAGGTTCCGAGTATCAAACGTCGTATCGACTATTTGTCGAACGTGTTGCGAAACACCAAATCCAACGATAAGCAGGAGTACAGCCTCGCTCTGATTTTGTTTACCATTTTGATAGAAAACGTATCCTTGTTCAGCCAGTTTGCTATTATACTTTCCTTTACCCGATTCAAAGGCTGGATGAAGAATGTAAGCAACATTATTGCATGGACTTCGGTGGATGAACAAATTCATGCTAATGCGGGTATTTATCTTATTAATAAAATAAAAGAAGAATATCCTGAAGTACTGAACGACGAAACGCTGTCTCGCATTACCGACATGGTAAAAGAGTCTATCGAAATTGAGGAAGAAATTATAGAATGGATCTTTGAAGAAGGTGACGTGGATATTCTCAATAAGAAAGATCTCATCAATTTTATCAAATATCGTGTAGATGATAGTTTGAATAAAATAGGCATGTCCTCCATCTATTTTATCAGCCCTGAGCAGTATCGCCCGATGCGTTGGTTCGAGGAGGAAGTATTTGCCAATAGTCTGGACGATTTCTTTGCAAAACGTCCCGTGGATTATACGAAGCACGATAAAAGCATTACAGCAGACGATCTGTTCTAA
- the nrdZ gene encoding Vitamin B12-dependent ribonucleoside-diphosphate reductase, which yields MEVLEPIIQNAPVTEKMWWKNEESEQILNRGYLLKGETVEGAIERVCTAAAQRLYKPELKEAFMEMVERGWMSLSSPIWANMGTERGLPISCFNVHVPDNIEGITHKLGEVIMQTKIGGGTSAYFGELRGRGSSVTDNGKSSGAVSFMRLFDTAMDTISQGGVRRGAFAAYLDIDHPDIEEFLQIKSIGHPIQNLFFGVCVPDYWMQDMIDGDRQKRTIWAKVLESRQEKGLPYIFFTDNVNRNKPQVYKDQNYIIKASNLCSEIMLPSTVDESFICCLSSLNLELYDEWKDTDTVRLAIFFLDAVLQEFINKTENNYYLASANRFAKRHRALGLGVLGWHSYLQRNMIPFEGMRAKQLTAQIFSDIREKAEKATADLARIYGEPELLKGYGRRNTTLLAIAPTTSSSAILGQTSPGIEPFNSNYYKAGLAKGNFMRQNKYLKKLLAEKGIDNEDTWRSIMLNHGSVQHLPQLTTEEKAVFKTFREISQLEIIQQAAIRQKYIDQGQSLNLNIPSNLPVKDVNMLIIEAWKLGIKTLYYQRSQSVSKELVTSLVSCTSCEA from the coding sequence ATGGAAGTATTGGAACCAATAATACAGAATGCACCGGTTACAGAGAAGATGTGGTGGAAAAATGAAGAAAGTGAACAGATTCTGAACCGTGGTTATCTGCTGAAGGGTGAAACCGTAGAAGGAGCTATTGAACGTGTATGTACGGCTGCAGCGCAACGTTTGTATAAGCCCGAGCTGAAAGAGGCATTCATGGAAATGGTGGAGCGTGGTTGGATGAGCCTGAGCTCTCCGATTTGGGCCAATATGGGTACCGAGCGTGGGCTACCCATATCCTGCTTCAACGTGCATGTGCCTGATAATATCGAAGGCATTACACATAAATTGGGTGAAGTAATCATGCAGACCAAAATCGGGGGCGGTACATCAGCCTATTTTGGTGAGCTGCGTGGCCGTGGTAGCTCTGTTACTGATAATGGAAAGAGTAGTGGGGCGGTAAGCTTTATGCGATTGTTTGATACGGCGATGGACACCATCTCTCAGGGAGGTGTACGCCGCGGGGCTTTTGCCGCATATCTGGATATCGATCATCCGGATATTGAAGAGTTTCTGCAGATTAAAAGTATCGGCCATCCAATTCAGAATCTTTTCTTTGGTGTGTGCGTACCTGATTATTGGATGCAAGATATGATCGACGGCGACAGACAAAAAAGAACCATTTGGGCTAAAGTACTGGAAAGCCGTCAGGAGAAAGGGCTGCCTTATATATTCTTTACTGATAACGTTAACCGTAATAAGCCGCAGGTATATAAAGATCAGAATTACATCATTAAGGCCAGCAATCTTTGCTCCGAGATTATGCTGCCTTCAACAGTTGATGAGTCCTTTATATGCTGCTTATCTTCATTAAACCTGGAACTCTACGACGAGTGGAAAGATACCGATACTGTGCGTTTGGCCATCTTCTTCCTCGATGCCGTGCTGCAGGAGTTTATCAACAAAACCGAAAATAATTATTATCTGGCCAGCGCCAATAGATTTGCAAAACGCCACAGAGCCTTAGGATTAGGTGTGTTAGGGTGGCATTCCTATTTACAGCGCAACATGATTCCCTTTGAAGGTATGCGTGCGAAACAGCTTACGGCACAGATTTTTTCTGATATTAGAGAAAAGGCTGAAAAGGCTACGGCTGATCTGGCACGCATTTACGGAGAACCCGAATTACTGAAGGGTTATGGGCGCCGTAACACTACCTTGCTGGCTATAGCTCCTACTACTTCTTCTTCGGCTATTTTAGGACAGACCTCACCCGGTATCGAACCCTTCAACAGTAACTATTACAAGGCTGGTCTCGCTAAAGGTAACTTTATGCGTCAGAATAAATATTTGAAAAAACTGCTGGCCGAAAAAGGGATCGATAATGAAGATACATGGCGCAGTATTATGCTGAATCACGGAAGTGTGCAGCATCTGCCCCAACTGACTACTGAAGAGAAAGCCGTGTTTAAAACCTTCAGAGAGATTAGTCAGTTAGAGATTATTCAACAGGCTGCTATTCGCCAGAAATATATAGATCAGGGACAAAGCTTGAATCTTAACATTCCTAGTAACCTTCCGGTTAAGGACGTGAATATGCTGATTATTGAAGCCTGGAAATTGGGAATCAAAACGCTTTATTATCAGCGTAGCCAAAGCGTTTCGAAAGAGTTGGTTACAAGTTTGGTAAGTTGTACAAGTTGCGAAGCCTAA
- a CDS encoding putative ABC transporter ATP-binding protein, which yields MQNKKSFFDLSKLRRIFQYAAPYKARFYWSVVLAIVLALITPVRPMLIQLTVDKYIAQSLKEMVVYITIIQIGIILIETVMRFAFTFTTAWLGQAVVKDMRLAVYKKILGLNLRQFDRTPIGTLTTRTINDIESINEIFSDGLIPIIADLLSIVCVLTYMFWVDWKLTLIALIPFPIMIIATYYFKESINKSFFKVRNAVARLNAYAQEHLSGMGVVQAFTAEKNEFEKFRAINKQHRNANINAIFAYSVFFPVIEIVLALSIGLVVWYTAQEALHLQKSQQGVIVSFILCLNLLFRPLRMIADKFNIVQMGVIASDRIFTVLDNDDEEKVPQGGYLQPPTRMQGKISFQNVSFAYVDEHWVLKDVSFEIKPGETVAIVGHTGSGKTTIISLLTRFYNIQKGRIEIDGYDINRLSPEYLRENISVVLQDVFLFSGSIMDNITLRNPNITREQVIAAAKMIDLHDFIMQLPGNYDYNVKERGATLSLGQRQLLSFIRAILYNPSILILDEATSSIDTECEILIQRATEKLIHGRTSIVIAHRLSTIRKADKILVLDKGVLKEMGTHEELLAKGGYYARLHKMQFEKEAV from the coding sequence ATGCAGAATAAAAAATCATTTTTTGATCTCAGCAAACTGCGGCGCATTTTTCAATATGCGGCACCGTACAAAGCAAGGTTTTATTGGTCGGTAGTGCTGGCAATTGTACTGGCCCTTATTACCCCCGTAAGACCCATGCTCATTCAGCTTACGGTAGATAAATACATAGCGCAGTCCTTAAAGGAAATGGTCGTATACATTACGATCATTCAGATAGGGATTATACTTATCGAAACCGTAATGCGCTTTGCGTTTACTTTTACAACAGCCTGGCTGGGGCAAGCCGTAGTAAAAGATATGCGTTTAGCAGTATACAAAAAAATTCTGGGGCTTAACCTGAGACAATTTGATAGAACACCTATTGGCACCCTTACCACACGCACGATCAACGATATTGAATCTATTAACGAAATTTTTTCCGACGGGTTGATCCCTATTATTGCCGATTTACTATCCATTGTTTGCGTGCTTACCTACATGTTTTGGGTGGATTGGAAACTCACGCTCATTGCGTTAATTCCCTTCCCCATCATGATTATTGCTACGTACTACTTTAAGGAAAGCATCAACAAATCATTCTTTAAAGTAAGAAATGCTGTAGCAAGATTAAATGCCTACGCACAAGAGCATCTCTCCGGAATGGGTGTGGTACAGGCTTTCACCGCAGAAAAGAATGAGTTTGAAAAATTCAGGGCAATTAACAAACAGCATCGTAATGCCAATATCAATGCCATATTTGCGTATTCGGTATTTTTTCCGGTAATTGAAATTGTATTGGCCCTTTCTATAGGATTAGTTGTCTGGTACACTGCTCAAGAAGCATTGCATTTGCAAAAAAGCCAGCAAGGTGTTATTGTTTCGTTTATCCTTTGTCTGAATTTATTGTTCAGACCATTAAGGATGATTGCAGATAAGTTCAACATTGTTCAGATGGGTGTGATCGCTAGTGACCGCATTTTCACAGTGTTGGATAACGATGATGAAGAAAAAGTTCCGCAAGGCGGCTACTTACAGCCGCCCACTCGTATGCAGGGAAAAATCAGCTTTCAAAACGTAAGCTTTGCTTATGTAGATGAGCATTGGGTATTGAAAGATGTGAGCTTTGAAATTAAACCTGGAGAAACCGTTGCCATTGTAGGCCATACCGGCAGTGGCAAGACTACCATCATCAGCCTATTGACTCGTTTCTACAATATCCAAAAAGGTCGGATAGAGATTGATGGATATGACATTAATAGGCTCTCACCGGAATATCTTCGTGAAAACATCAGTGTGGTGCTGCAGGATGTGTTTTTATTCTCAGGGTCTATCATGGACAATATCACATTGCGTAATCCCAATATCACTAGGGAACAGGTGATCGCCGCTGCAAAAATGATCGATCTGCACGATTTCATTATGCAACTACCCGGCAATTACGATTATAATGTAAAAGAACGTGGAGCTACACTGTCTTTGGGGCAAAGACAACTGCTATCGTTTATTCGTGCCATATTGTACAATCCATCCATTTTAATACTAGATGAAGCTACCTCATCCATCGATACGGAGTGTGAAATACTGATACAGAGGGCCACAGAAAAACTAATTCATGGCCGCACTTCTATTGTCATTGCACACCGTCTGAGTACGATTCGCAAAGCAGATAAAATACTGGTATTGGACAAAGGCGTATTAAAAGAAATGGGCACCCACGAAGAATTATTGGCCAAAGGCGGTTACTACGCCCGTTTACACAAAATGCAGTTTGAAAAAGAAGCAGTATAA
- the tolB gene encoding Tol-Pal system protein TolB, which yields MFRKILYICILIVSSIHLSQAQDIVWAPDGNAYYQAEEGNIVKYVLPQQTSTVLVAKEKLIPAGASKPLAIRSFTVSSDEQKIMIYTNTQRVWRNDTRGDYWVYHISDKKLHRLGRTLPASSLMFAKFSPDNTKVAYVSEYNIYVEDLATGVIKPMTIGGDRKHINGTFDWAYEEEFYCRDGFRWSPDSKKIAYWQIITGDTKVYHMVNNTDSIYPKLIPIEYPVVGEKPSLYKIGVVDIESASTKWMSIPDDPTWGTYLPRMDWAANNTELIIQQLNRQQNESRLMLCNVQSGVSKEIYKEQDEAWIDIMPFWDHDYANKGWDWLNDGKEFLWASEKDGWRHLYRISRDGKKETLITPGTYDVMDICAIDEKGGYIYFMASPENATQKYLYRTLLNGKGKPERITPADMSGTNNYHISPNAKYALHQFTNYYVRPISAWIELPSHKSLKAANEVSQAIARSAANKPNLEFLRITTEEGVEMDAWMLKPQNFDSTKKYPIVFYVYTEPAGQTVQDKFGAGYNFLYKGNMAADGYIYVSIDSRGTPVPKGRAWRKALYKNIGILNIRDQAMAAQALFRMKPYIDTSRVAVWGWSGGGSTTLNLLFQYPEIYKTGIAVAAVVNQRTYDNIYQERYSGVPQMDERPYIEGSPLTHAKNLKGNLLYIHGTGDDNVHYNNAEMLINELIKHNKQFQLMSYPNRSHSISEGQGTWEHLSTLYTNYLKQHCPPGAR from the coding sequence ATGTTTAGAAAAATACTTTACATCTGTATCCTTATCGTAAGCAGCATACATCTTAGCCAAGCTCAAGATATTGTGTGGGCTCCAGATGGCAATGCTTATTATCAAGCAGAAGAGGGAAATATTGTAAAATATGTGTTGCCGCAGCAAACATCTACGGTGCTTGTGGCTAAGGAAAAACTCATTCCAGCAGGGGCATCAAAGCCACTTGCAATAAGAAGCTTCACCGTAAGCTCTGATGAGCAAAAAATAATGATATATACCAATACTCAACGCGTATGGCGCAATGATACCCGCGGCGATTACTGGGTCTATCATATCAGCGATAAGAAATTGCATCGGTTGGGCCGCACACTACCTGCCTCATCTTTAATGTTTGCCAAGTTTTCTCCTGATAATACCAAAGTAGCTTATGTGTCGGAATATAATATCTACGTAGAAGATTTGGCCACAGGAGTCATCAAACCGATGACTATAGGTGGAGATCGGAAGCACATCAACGGTACTTTTGATTGGGCTTATGAAGAAGAGTTTTATTGTCGCGATGGTTTTCGTTGGTCGCCCGATAGTAAAAAAATTGCTTACTGGCAAATTATTACAGGCGATACCAAAGTATATCACATGGTCAACAACACCGATTCAATTTATCCTAAGCTGATACCTATCGAGTATCCCGTAGTGGGAGAAAAACCTTCTTTATATAAAATCGGTGTGGTAGATATTGAGTCGGCTAGTACCAAATGGATGTCCATTCCTGATGATCCTACATGGGGCACCTATCTACCTCGTATGGACTGGGCAGCCAATAATACCGAGCTTATCATTCAGCAGCTGAACCGCCAGCAAAACGAGAGCCGACTGATGCTGTGTAATGTGCAGAGTGGGGTGTCCAAAGAAATATACAAAGAGCAGGATGAAGCATGGATTGACATTATGCCTTTTTGGGATCATGATTATGCCAACAAAGGTTGGGATTGGCTAAACGACGGGAAGGAATTTTTATGGGCTTCAGAAAAAGATGGTTGGCGTCATTTGTATCGTATTAGTCGCGATGGCAAAAAAGAAACCCTTATTACACCCGGCACATATGACGTAATGGATATTTGCGCAATCGATGAAAAAGGAGGGTACATTTATTTTATGGCCTCGCCCGAAAATGCTACACAGAAATATCTTTATCGTACGTTGCTGAACGGAAAAGGTAAGCCGGAGAGAATTACGCCGGCCGACATGTCGGGGACTAATAATTACCACATTTCGCCCAATGCAAAATATGCGTTGCATCAGTTTACCAATTATTATGTGCGCCCTATATCCGCGTGGATTGAGCTTCCGTCACATAAAAGTTTGAAAGCAGCCAATGAGGTGAGCCAAGCTATTGCCCGTAGTGCAGCCAACAAACCAAACCTAGAGTTTTTGAGGATTACTACGGAGGAAGGCGTGGAAATGGATGCCTGGATGCTGAAGCCTCAGAATTTTGATAGCACTAAAAAATATCCCATTGTATTTTACGTCTACACCGAGCCGGCAGGTCAAACTGTGCAGGATAAATTTGGTGCAGGGTATAATTTTCTTTACAAAGGAAATATGGCTGCCGATGGTTACATATACGTGTCTATAGATAGTAGGGGGACTCCTGTACCTAAAGGCCGTGCATGGCGTAAGGCGCTGTATAAAAACATTGGAATTTTGAATATTCGTGATCAAGCAATGGCTGCTCAGGCTTTATTTCGTATGAAGCCTTATATCGATACCAGCCGTGTTGCAGTTTGGGGATGGAGTGGTGGAGGTTCTACTACTTTAAATCTGTTATTCCAATATCCCGAAATTTATAAAACAGGTATCGCCGTAGCGGCAGTAGTAAACCAGCGTACCTACGATAATATTTATCAGGAGCGTTATTCAGGTGTGCCTCAAATGGATGAACGTCCGTATATAGAAGGATCACCGCTTACACACGCAAAAAATCTAAAAGGTAACTTGCTGTACATACACGGTACCGGCGACGATAATGTACATTACAATAACGCCGAAATGCTCATCAATGAATTAATCAAACATAATAAGCAGTTTCAACTGATGAGTTATCCCAATCGTTCGCACAGCATATCGGAAGGACAGGGTACTTGGGAGCATTTATCAACCTTGTACACTAATTATCTGAAACAGCACTGTCCGCCCGGAGCGAGATAG
- the lutB_1 gene encoding Lactate utilization protein B, which yields MSQTSDIFHKKSKELAADRAHREVINFNIGKYNAAVPGGKKQYINLDLARERAKNIKWKAIETLDQQLENFEYHITQRGAKVIWCENAQQAAAAVVAICKEKNCKTLVKSKSMVTEEIHLNQHLEENGIESVETDLGEYIQQLAGEPPYHIVTPAMHKSKEDIARLFAEKLGTDPTLNPQQLTLVAREKLRQKYAEAEVGVTGANFIIADIGGVAVTENEGNARLSCSMPKTHIVIAGIEKVIPSFSDLALFWPLLATYGTGQRITSYNTIITGPRQPGEADGPEEMYVILLDNGRTNILANEKTREALYCIRCGACLNACPVYKNIGGHTYATTYSGPIGSVITPHLKPMKEWKHLSHASSLCGNCTEVCAVKINLHELLLENRHEAQQQGHTSFSERMVWKVWKTAMLKRKLMNKGNGGLKSTLINTFAGAWTKDRSPLRFPPKSFNELWEERRKHNI from the coding sequence ATGTCACAAACATCCGACATCTTTCATAAAAAAAGTAAAGAATTAGCAGCCGACCGGGCTCACCGAGAAGTAATCAATTTTAATATCGGTAAGTACAATGCAGCAGTTCCCGGAGGGAAAAAACAATATATCAACCTAGACCTAGCTCGCGAGCGCGCCAAGAACATCAAGTGGAAGGCCATTGAGACTCTGGACCAACAACTGGAGAACTTTGAGTATCACATTACCCAAAGAGGTGCCAAAGTAATCTGGTGCGAAAACGCTCAGCAGGCTGCAGCAGCAGTAGTAGCCATTTGTAAAGAAAAAAATTGCAAAACGCTCGTTAAGAGCAAAAGCATGGTAACCGAGGAAATCCACCTCAATCAGCATCTTGAAGAAAACGGTATTGAGAGTGTGGAAACCGACCTCGGAGAATATATTCAACAATTAGCAGGCGAGCCGCCCTATCATATCGTAACACCGGCAATGCATAAAAGCAAAGAAGATATTGCCAGATTGTTTGCCGAAAAACTAGGAACAGATCCTACACTGAACCCGCAACAGCTGACATTGGTAGCCCGCGAAAAACTCAGACAAAAATATGCCGAAGCCGAAGTAGGTGTGACCGGCGCCAATTTCATTATTGCAGATATAGGAGGAGTTGCCGTTACCGAAAACGAAGGCAATGCAAGGCTAAGCTGTTCCATGCCTAAAACCCATATTGTTATCGCCGGAATTGAAAAAGTAATTCCTTCGTTCAGTGATTTAGCTTTATTCTGGCCGCTACTAGCTACATATGGTACCGGTCAGCGTATTACATCGTATAACACTATCATTACGGGACCACGTCAGCCGGGAGAAGCAGATGGCCCGGAAGAAATGTATGTGATCCTGCTGGATAACGGTCGTACAAATATTCTGGCCAATGAGAAAACCAGAGAAGCCCTATACTGCATTCGTTGTGGTGCCTGTCTGAACGCTTGCCCGGTTTATAAAAATATTGGAGGACACACTTATGCCACCACGTACAGCGGCCCTATCGGTTCGGTAATTACACCCCATTTGAAACCGATGAAAGAATGGAAGCATTTAAGCCATGCGTCATCGCTTTGTGGTAATTGTACCGAAGTTTGTGCAGTAAAAATCAACCTGCACGAATTGCTCCTCGAAAACCGTCATGAAGCACAACAGCAAGGCCACACATCGTTCTCCGAAAGAATGGTGTGGAAAGTATGGAAAACCGCCATGCTGAAACGCAAGCTGATGAACAAGGGCAACGGCGGGCTGAAAAGTACACTAATAAACACTTTTGCAGGGGCTTGGACCAAAGACCGCAGCCCCCTCCGCTTTCCCCCAAAATCGTTCAATGAACTGTGGGAAGAACGACGCAAACACAATATATAA
- a CDS encoding hypothetical protein (UPF0053 protein Rv2366c) codes for MYTLFYATLYNSLGQLQLEASTQSSTLLVIGLLVLVFLSFSVSGSQAAIFSLSEKDIDVLKTKQQPAARRIIDLLDEPKEIYTSMLISKTILNICLIILTNYLINLYSPPEYFHNIYFIILKWLLIAFLIIFPLEIFPRVWARQNSLRFAYEWPILLFTVEVMHLLLRRISKSIVLVADSIGKTIGTDNAEQNSLQEFDEAIDVQTDEEASPEEKNIMKSIVKFGKISVKKIMRSRLYVSGVEYNTPFPELVKKIQELQYSRLPVYKKNLDEIEGIINTKDLIPHLYEEDFDWHSVIRPPYFVPDSKLIEDLLLEFQKKRLHFAIVVDEFGGTSGIVTLEDILEEVIGDIKDEFDEVEDDNKKVDDNTYILEGSTMLHDVCKTLSIPTNTFDKVRGDNESLGGLINEIAGDLPQVNSIVTCGDFEFTVLETERNRVKKVKVVIKPRE; via the coding sequence TTGTATACCCTATTTTACGCTACTCTATATAATAGCCTGGGACAGCTACAATTAGAGGCTAGTACGCAAAGCAGCACCTTATTGGTAATAGGTCTGTTGGTGCTTGTTTTTTTATCCTTTTCCGTATCCGGATCTCAGGCAGCCATCTTTTCGCTAAGCGAAAAAGATATTGATGTTTTAAAAACCAAACAACAACCTGCCGCACGCAGGATTATTGATTTACTGGATGAGCCTAAGGAGATATATACTTCCATGCTCATCTCCAAAACGATTTTGAATATCTGCCTTATTATTTTAACCAATTATCTTATCAATCTATACTCACCACCTGAGTATTTTCATAACATTTACTTTATCATTCTCAAATGGCTTTTAATTGCCTTTCTGATTATTTTTCCGTTGGAAATTTTTCCGCGTGTATGGGCGCGGCAAAATAGTCTTCGATTTGCTTATGAGTGGCCAATTCTGCTCTTCACAGTAGAAGTAATGCATCTGTTATTAAGACGCATCAGTAAAAGCATTGTATTAGTAGCCGACAGCATTGGGAAAACTATAGGAACCGATAACGCCGAGCAAAATAGTTTGCAAGAATTTGACGAAGCCATTGATGTACAGACTGATGAAGAGGCCTCTCCCGAAGAGAAGAACATCATGAAAAGCATCGTGAAGTTTGGCAAAATTTCGGTGAAGAAAATCATGCGCAGCAGGCTGTACGTAAGTGGTGTTGAATATAATACTCCATTCCCCGAACTGGTTAAAAAAATTCAGGAATTACAATACTCTCGCCTTCCGGTGTACAAGAAAAACTTGGATGAAATAGAGGGTATTATCAATACCAAAGACCTGATCCCACATCTCTATGAGGAAGATTTCGACTGGCATTCCGTTATCAGGCCCCCATACTTTGTGCCCGACTCAAAACTCATCGAAGATTTGCTGCTAGAGTTTCAGAAAAAACGCCTGCACTTTGCAATAGTAGTGGATGAGTTTGGCGGTACCAGCGGTATTGTGACACTGGAAGATATTTTGGAAGAAGTTATTGGCGATATTAAAGATGAGTTTGATGAAGTAGAAGACGATAACAAAAAAGTGGATGATAACACTTATATCTTGGAAGGCAGTACCATGCTGCACGATGTATGTAAAACATTGTCAATTCCTACCAATACATTTGATAAAGTAAGAGGAGATAACGAATCGTTGGGCGGTCTTATTAACGAAATCGCCGGCGATTTGCCACAGGTAAACTCGATAGTTACTTGCGGGGATTTTGAATTCACCGTTCTGGAAACAGAAAGAAACCGTGTGAAAAAAGTAAAAGTCGTTATAAAACCCCGCGAATAG